Below is a window of Lacibacter sp. H407 DNA.
TATTTATTCAACAAACTGATCTCTCCATTTTTCACCGGAATAAAATTCAACGTAACACCTGCAATAGTTGCAGGAGAGAAGGAGAGTGGTGTTGATTTAAAGAATGTTTCTTTCTGCCCACCGTTATCATAGTCGTCAACAAATTCGGTGAAGTTGAGAATACGGTTATCGCTCAGCGTTAGGTTGCCTGCAGCATTAAACCATGCGGTTGGTTTTACAGTTACCTGCAGTTCTACACCTGCTCTGTAACTTTTCGGAATATTGATTCGGTTGTACGCTCCCACATCATTCACCTTGCCGGTAAGTACCAGTTGATTGTTGTAGTACATGTAATAACCCGTTGCACTCAAGCTGTAAGTTGGTTGCCGGTGTTCAATGTTCAACTCAAGATCATAAAGCGTTTCATGCTTTGGTTGTTGCGCAACGCCTGCTTCAAAATCATCACGATTAGGTTCTCTGTTTCCGATGCTGAATGATGCAAAGCCAAGCCAGCCCTTACTGTCGGCATACGAAATACCTAGTTTCGGATTTATAAAACTGAAATCATTACCCGATTGTAACGTTGGGTTTTTGCGGAATCCGCTGATGCTGTGTTTTACATAACGGTATTGAAGATCAGCAAATGCTTCCCAGCGTACACCTAACCTGCGTTGATACTTTGTATAAATATTGAAATCGTTTTTGAATGCTTCCAGATCATACCAGCGATAGTCTTTTTCAACCGGCACTTCGCTCCAGATCACTTTTCCGTAATGCAATCCTTTGTAGCGTGTAAATGCACCACCAATCGTCAATTGATCAGCATTGCGTTTGTATTGGGCAGAGAACGTTGTTCCGTAAAACCAATTATCTAACCACAACTGACGAACAAGATCTGATGCTACAGGTGCAAGACCATAATCATCCAGTGACTCTTTCACTTTATATTCTTCATAATACCCACGTCCACGGGTTAAGAAGAATGCCGTATTCATATTCCAGTTACTATTCAACTCCTGATTAAAGAATAATTGATAATGATCCTGCTGATAATTATCGGTTTGATTATCGTACAGGAAATAATTGTAGCTGCGGTTATTATCTTTCCGAAACAGATTGAACGAATCGGCAGCGGTAAAATAAGTTACACCAAGGTTGTTATAATAGTGCTCCAGCAGTTTTGCATCATCACCTTTCAACTTTGCTTCCGGAATTCCGTTCCAAGCCTGGTATGTTTTTTCAGTACCGGTGATCGCATTAAAACGGATGGATGTTTTGTTGTTGATATAAGCCGTAGAGAAATACGCTGATCCAAGATCGGATGCACCCCGTTCAATAAATCCTTTACTATTGATGAATGATAATCTTGCATCGAGTGTTACGTGCTTACCAATTAATCCCGAGCCAACTTTGATAGTTTGACGAAATGTATTGAAGCTGCCAAAACCATTGTTGATCTCTGCATACGGCTGCTCGTTAAACTCATTGGTGCTGAGGTTGAGCGTGGCACCAAATGCACCTGCGCCGTTGGAAGATGTACCAACACCCCGTTGTATTTGAATGGAGTTTACCGATGAAGAAAAATCGGGGATGTTCACAAAAAACAAACCTTGACTTTCCGCATCATTAAAAGGAATCCCATTCAACGTCATGTTGATACGGGTAGCATCCGTACCACGAATGCGGATGCCTGTGTAACCAACTCCATTTCCAGCATCGGAGTTCACAACTACCGATGGCGTTTGATTGAGAATGAAGGGAAGGTCTTGTCCCAGATTCATTTTCTCAATTTCTTTTTCGTTGAGATTGGTTTTGGCAAACGGCATACGGTCGCCTGCACGAATGGCACTTACTTCAATCGGTTTCAAAAACAAAGGCTGTAGCTGTAACTCTGCATTTACGATCGTTTCTTTTTCTGAAACAGTAATGGCCTGTTCAAACAGTTTGAATGCAACGGTACTGATCTTCACCACATAATTTCCTTTTTGCCGTAGCGAAATGGAAAAGCGGCCTTCGTTGTCGGTTTGTGTAAATCCATTGCCTGGAATTTCAACAGTAGCGCCGGCAATTACTGCATTGCTGTTGTTTTTTTCTGTCACTGTGCCACTCAGTTTGTACTGAGCCACTGAAAG
It encodes the following:
- a CDS encoding TonB-dependent receptor codes for the protein MTKKLMLGMLMIVSQQLSVAQYKLSGTVTEKNNSNAVIAGATVEIPGNGFTQTDNEGRFSISLRQKGNYVVKISTVAFKLFEQAITVSEKETIVNAELQLQPLFLKPIEVSAIRAGDRMPFAKTNLNEKEIEKMNLGQDLPFILNQTPSVVVNSDAGNGVGYTGIRIRGTDATRINMTLNGIPFNDAESQGLFFVNIPDFSSSVNSIQIQRGVGTSSNGAGAFGATLNLSTNEFNEQPYAEINNGFGSFNTFRQTIKVGSGLIGKHVTLDARLSFINSKGFIERGASDLGSAYFSTAYINNKTSIRFNAITGTEKTYQAWNGIPEAKLKGDDAKLLEHYYNNLGVTYFTAADSFNLFRKDNNRSYNYFLYDNQTDNYQQDHYQLFFNQELNSNWNMNTAFFLTRGRGYYEEYKVKESLDDYGLAPVASDLVRQLWLDNWFYGTTFSAQYKRNADQLTIGGAFTRYKGLHYGKVIWSEVPVEKDYRWYDLEAFKNDFNIYTKYQRRLGVRWEAFADLQYRYVKHSISGFRKNPTLQSGNDFSFINPKLGISYADSKGWLGFASFSIGNREPNRDDFEAGVAQQPKHETLYDLELNIEHRQPTYSLSATGYYMYYNNQLVLTGKVNDVGAYNRINIPKSYRAGVELQVTVKPTAWFNAAGNLTLSDNRILNFTEFVDDYDNGGQKETFFKSTPLSFSPATIAGVTLNFIPVKNGEISLLNKYVSRQYLDNTGSEARSIDPFFVTDLRLNYAFRFKKLKELNLTFQLNNVLNMLYETNGYTYSYIYGAQTITENFYYPMAGRNFMAGINLKF